The Plasmodium knowlesi strain H genome assembly, chromosome: 14 genome has a segment encoding these proteins:
- a CDS encoding translation machinery-associated protein 46, putative, with translation MPPKKENTKKLEKEKQKIVEDKTFGLKNKNKSKSVQRYIKGVQQQVFQTKKKPDEKKKEEKEKEKLNQQKLLLNSIYQKTEKVKKINETSSTYDPKKSKESQKIDIYTDVRDNKNDKENDTIDQWDINKLNEVINIRHKNINKTDIICKYFLSAVENKQYGWFWVCPNGGDNCKYKHCLPQGYVLKKPEPTENEKDDIPLEDILEEERTQFINNGTAVTLEIFKKWLAERDEKNKLKKDEQKDKTEKKGKTNMLSGKELFTYDPTLFVDDDNAANTNEYDDLFYDDDEQKEDTPEKKNYENGQVDENDKREDDVPINTDLFMDELDDLDELD, from the exons ATGCctccaaaaaaggaaaacaccaaaaaattagaaaaagaaaagcaaaaaattgTGGAAGATAAAACCTTTGGGTTGAAAAACAAGAACAAAAGTAAGAGTGTCCAAAG GTACATCAAAGGCGTTCAGCAACAAGTCTTccagacgaaaaaaaagccagacgaaaagaaaaaagaagaaaaggaaaaggaaaaactaaatCAGCAAAAATTATTACTCAATTCTATATACCAAa AAACTGAGAAGGTTAAAAAGATTAACGAAACTTCGTCCACATACGACCCGAAGAAATCCAAGGAGTCCCAAAAAATCGATATCTACACAGATGTCCGggacaacaaaaatgataaggaaAATGATACCATAGATCAGTGGGACATAAACAAGCTAAACGAGGTGATAAATATAAGacacaaaaatattaacaagACGGACATCATTTGCAAGTACTTCCTGAGTGCCGTCGAGAATAAG CAATACGGATGGTTCTGGGTCTGTCCCAACGGAGGAGACAACTGCAAGTACAAGCACTGCCTCCCTCAAG GATACGTATTGAAAAAACCAGAACCAACCGAAAATGAGAAAGATGACATTCCCCTGGAGGACATCCTGGAGGAAGAG AGAACCCAATTCATAAATAACGGTACAGCGGTGACCCTGGAAATATTCAAAAAATGGTTAGCTGAAagagacgaaaaaaataagctcAAGAAAGACGAACAGAAGGataaaacggaaaagaagggaaagaccAACATGCTCTCCGGGAAGGAGCTATTTACCTACGACCCAAC ATTATTTGTTGATGATGATAATGCTGCAAACACGAATGAGTACGATGATCTATtttatgatgatgatgaacagaaggaagacactccggagaagaaaaattacgaGAATGGACAAGTGGATGAAAATG ACAAACGAGAGGATGATGTCCCGATTAACACCGACCTTTTTATGGATGAACTG GATGATCTGGACGAATTGGATTAA
- a CDS encoding 5-formyltetrahydrofolate cyclo-ligase, putative: MWVYPFAKQINEQGEEDYTRCITPVDLRDHYKNYKHSSSNKQVKHIVRRNAKQVRDVVLTSWLPQPMDPHINNKDAKICLNNPNGGTKTILYVDFVYTQLIRYTYVLLHSLNVNRRKEKKFNFSKIFTYKCNYKLCEEDQVGKYLDHYNISNDLAGCAHFFMYSWAGEKKEKKKKKKTAETEATEQCKNKANFNMCIYLPTEKEVDILFIFQKLHKYFYFNLYVPIITDQNSLIFFPFDLRNNLLVKHRFGIFVPYLYVHYCAEKGINRGSNLPLNLSSANLVMDTLYNFSFTEKENIFFIPLLAYNNYGARVGSGKGYYDRALNQAEQEKKKKNVKVSISLEVLMYEIDFLEPTDILLDYVVNERGVYHFVS, translated from the coding sequence ATGTGGGTATACCCATTTGccaaacaaataaatgagCAGGGGGAAGAAGACTACACAAGATGTATCACGCCCGTCGATTTAAGGGACCACtacaaaaattacaaacacAGCAGTAGCAACAAACAGGTGAAGCACATCGTTCGGAGAAATGCCAAACAGGTGCGTGACGTAGTCTTGACTAGTTGGCTACCGCAGCCGATGGATCCCCATATTAATAATAAGGATGCTAAAATTTGTCTGAACAACCCCAACGGAGGAACAAAAACCATTTTATACGTCGACTTTGTTTACACACAACTGATCAgatatacgtatgtgttGTTACATTCGCTAAATGTaaacagaaggaaggaaaaaaaattcaattttagcaaaatttttacatacaAATGTAATTATAAACTGTGTGAAGAGGACCAAGTTGGCAAATATTTGGATCACTACAATATAAGCAATGACCTTGCAGGGTGTGCGcacttttttatgtactcCTGGgcgggagaaaaaaaagaaaaaaaaaaaaaaaaaaaaacagcagaAACAGAAGCAACAGAGCAGTGCAAAAACAAAGCCAACTTtaacatgtgcatatatttaccaacagaaaaagaagtagaCATTTTATTCATCTTCCAAAAGTTgcacaaatatttttattttaatttatatgttCCAATAATCACCGATCAGAATAgcttgatttttttcccattcgaTTTACGCAATAATTTACTGGTCAAACACAGGTTTGGAATTTTCGTGCCCTACTTATATGTGCACTACTGCGCTGAAAAGGGGATAAACAGGGGAAGCAACTTACCCCTCAATTTAAGTTCTGCCAATTTGGTCATGGATAcattatataatttttcctttacggaaaaggaaaatatttttttcattcctctcCTTGCATATAATAATTATGGTGCGCGTGTTGGCAGTGGAAAGGGCTACTACGATAGAGCACTTAATCAGgctgaacaggaaaaaaaaaaaaagaacgtaaAGGTTTCCATCTCCTTAGAGGTTCTTATGTACGAAATTGATTTTTTGGAGCCCACAGACATTCTTCTGGATTATGTAGTAAATGAGAGGGGCGTCTACCACTTCGTCTCCTGA
- a CDS encoding kinesin-13, putative, whose protein sequence is MNKKTMQQKRQSMVKNKSEIYPQKSLNLGQKSKSRGKSMNGKIKVVVRKRPISELEKKRKDLDIITVKDSSTIYIDEPRYKVDLTKYVERHEFIVDKVFDETVDNFTVYINTIKPLIVDIFESNCVCSCFAYGQTGSGKTYTMLGSQPYGQSETPGIFQYAAEDIFSFLNLYDHDNSRGIFISFYEIYCGKLYDLLQKRKMVAALENGKKEVIVKDLKILRVYSKEELISKMIDGVMLRKIGVNSQNDESSRSHAILNIDVKDIHKNISLGKIAFIDLAGSERGADTVAQNKQTQTDGANINRSLLALKECIRAMDSDKHHIPFRDSELTKVLRDIFVGKSKSIMIANISPTISCCEQTLNTLRYSSRVKNFKHKMNATEEEDPNSEKISILESRSGEMNTSGAEGAAMKSNSLIQSGRPNIKSNELKDRRAGSGIVGGLINSSRNGKHLVKNQDALSINQTKYSSVNDMDKLAQKKKKKKSLLNFKSNNTNYDNISGKENFVQQNYAFSDTSDFSSLDEMNCNLNKNDKNMFLACRKNAKQGVVKNRSSCDGVSSKTKKADVQVHRHSVGSKLTNFFSERERLKERSFFRGNGTTSSGNASSTKHHIGGGNGVVGISALQNNTDQIHMRHGNEREKNRDSDNIFYDAISNTSESANRLLQQSVQNTLKVTEKNQSGQHGNSPATGMTQRMSYDYNQTDRSNSFVGMKERPTKGTSLFINCDTESTICVGKENLDPIKNFSNIHLHTKGTSFEKSSKDVNYHAAETPFDNTNGEYCNVAMMGVHEDVGLLKSGNLVGETSNEFLPPSQNYGEKYDNNIYCQNSFNHNSGKSPAEVIDINSVTSEECHKIGVAETGNGNSQNVEENEFSPEEHAKQFQKNLNNMVDNCLNTLNIGNLCEDTQNILNNILLSKYTADKEMLIKKYIDEDVKNMSLEKLDKYAQLIYEKRKTILTKLLFLFKRNVDVQTNNETSDLKKDLVMCHICSNNPDDQFHFYAYSRLEKDMINLITLRQLWCESENLRQLHQYLMVEYQNKSANLITFNVFPNKNSTSSLNKKYVEDAKGQSEAARSAVGPLQ, encoded by the exons atgaataaaaaaacaatgcAACAGAAAAGGCAATCCATGGTGAAGAATAAG AGCGAGATATACCCACAGAAGAGCCTGAACCTGGGTCAGAAGTCAAAAAGCAGAGGGAAAAgtatgaatggaaaaatcaaAGTGGTGGTAAGGAAGAGACCCATCAGTgagttagaaaaaaaaaggaaagaccTTGACATTATAACAGTGAAGGATAGCTCCACCATATATATAGACGAGCCAAGATACAAAGTGGACCTGACTAAATACGTGGAGAGACACGAATTTATAGTGGATAAAGTATTCGACGAAACTGTCGACAATTTTACCGTCTATATAAATACAATAAAACCATTAATTGTAGATATATTCGAAAGTAATTGTGTCTGTTCATGTTTTGCCTATGGACAAACGGGTAGTGGGAAAACGTACACGATGTTAGGGTCTCAACCCTATGGACAAAGCGAAACGCCAGGGATTTTCCAATACGCAGCAGAAGATATATTcagttttttaaatttgtacGATCATGATAATAGCAGAGgaattttcatttccttttacGAAATTTATTGTGGAAAATTATACGATTTGttacagaaaagaaaaatggttGCCGCTTtggaaaatgggaagaaggaagtgatTGTGAaggatttaaaaattttaagagtCTATTCTAAGGAAGAGTTAATTTCGAAAATGATTGATGGAGTAATGTTACGGAAGATAGGAGTGAATTCTCAAAATGATGAATCGTCTAGATCACATGCTATCCTGAATATTGACGTAAAAGACATACATAAGAATATTTCTCTGGGGAAAATTGCCTTTATAGATTTGGCAGGAAGTGAAAGGGGTGCAGATACCGTTGCCCAGAATAAACAGACACAAACAGACGGAGCTAATATTAATAGATCCTTGTTAGCTCTGAAGGAATGCATCCGGGCTATGGACTCAGATAAACACCATATTCCATTCAGAGATTCAGAACTGACTAAAGTTTTGAGGGATATATTTGTTGGTAAATCTAAAAGTATCATGATTGCAAATATTTCTCCCACTATCAGTTGCTGTGAGCAGACACTAAATACGTTGAGGTACTCTTCTCGTGtcaaaaattttaagcaTAAAATGAATGCTACTGAAGAGGAAGACCCCAATAGTGAGAAAATTAGCATCCTGGAGTCTAGGAGCGGCGAGATGAACACCTCCGGGGCGGAGGGAGCGGCTATGAAATCAAATTCTCTCATTCAGAGCGGAAGGCCGAATATAAAGTCGAACGAGTTGAAGGACCGGCGAGCTGGCAGCGGCATCGTAGGTGGCTTGATTAACTCTTCCCGCAATGGAAAACATCTTGTGAAAAATCAGGATGCCTTATCCATCAATCAGACCAAGTACAGCTCCGTCAACGATATGGATAAGTTagcgcaaaaaaagaagaagaaaaaaagcctCTTAAATTTTAAGAGCAATAATACAAATTATGATAACATATcggggaaagaaaatttcgTCCAGCAAAATTACGCGTTCTCGGACACATCCGATTTCTCCTCCCTGGACGAAATGAATTGCAATCTTAACAAGAATGACAAGAATATGTTTTTAGCCTGCAGGAAGAATGCGAAACAGGGCGTAGTAAAGAACAGGAGCAGTTGTGATGGCGTGTCGAGCAAAACGAAGAAGGCCGATGTGCAGGTGCATCGACACAGCGTTGGAAGCAAGTTAACAAACTTCTTCAGTGAACGGGAGCGCCTGAAGGAGAGGTCCTTTTTCCGGGGCAACGGCACCACCTCGAGCGGGAATGCGTCAAGCACGAAGCATCATATTGGTGGCGGTAACGGGGTCGTTGGTATTAGTGCACTGCAAAACAATACGGACCAGATTCACATGCGGCACGGCaacgaaagggaaaagaacagaGATAGCGACAACATATTTTACGATGCCATCTCAAACACATCTGAGAGTGCAAATCGGTTGCTTCAACAAAGCGTGCAAAACACACTTAAGGTGACGGAGAAGAATCAAAGCGGCCAACATGGAAACAGCCCCGCTACAGGTATGACCCAAAGGATGAGTTACGATTACAACCAAACAGACAGGAGTAACTCTTTCGtcggaatgaaggaaagaccAACGAAAGGCACCAGCCTTTTTATCAATTGTGACACAGAAAGTACGATCTGcgtggggaaggaaaacctaGATCCCATAAAAAACTTTTCCAATATACATCTACACACAAAAGGAACTTCATTTGAAAAATCGTCAAAGGATGTGAACTATCATGCAGCAGAAACTCCATTTGATAATACCAATGGAGAATACTGCAACGTGGCAATGATGGGTGTTCACGAAGATGTGGGTCTACTGAAGAGTGGAAATTTAGTGGGAGAGACCTCCAACGAATTCCTTCCTCCCAGTCAAAATTACGGAGAAAAATACGATAATAATATTTACTGCCAAAATAGTTTTAACCATAATAGCGGGAAGAGCCCAGCCGAAGTGATCGACATTAACAGCGTAACCTCTGAGGAGTGCCATAAAATTGGAGTAGCCGAAACGGGAAATGGTAATAGCCAAAACGTCGAAGAGAATGAATTCTCCCCTGAAGAGCACGCAAAGCAGTTTCAGAAAAATCTGAACAACATGGTAGACAATTGTCTGAACACTCTAAATATAGGCAACCTGTGTGAAGACACACAAAATATACtaaataatattttgttGTCAAAATACACAGCGGATAAAGaaatgttaataaaaaagtacatcGATGAAGATGTAAAGAACATGAGTTTGGAAAAACTAGATAAGTATGCGCAGTTAATCtatgaaaagagaaaaaccaTTCTCACTAAACTTCTTTTCTTGTTCAAAAGAAATGTTGATGTACAGACAAACAACGAAACGAGTGACTTAAAGAAAGATCTGGTTATGTGTCATATATGTAGTAACAATCCAGATGatcaatttcatttttatgccTACAGTAGATTAGAAAAGGATATGATAAATTTAATAACGCTACGACAGTTGTGGTGCGAGAGTGAGAACTTGAGGCAACTACATCAGTACCTCATGGTTGAATATCAGAACAAATCTGCCAATTTAATCACCTTCAATGTTTTcccaaataaaaatagcacCAGCTCATTGAATAAGAAGTACGTGGAGGATGCCAAGGGGCAGTCGGAAGCTGCGAGGTCAGCTGTGGGTCCTCTGCAATAG
- a CDS encoding NEDD8-conjugating enzyme UBC12, putative, producing the protein MSNESGKKLQPFELVLQKEILDLDPIDGVQLQQIHDHTLKEIGISVTPKESYFRGKTVSFVIMFKDTYPIAPPKIKCQSKIFHPNIDERGNVCLNVLKLEWNPIINLQMLILGLLLLLNEPSTEDPFNQAAAEMFVKDKKKFQEINDSLF; encoded by the exons ATGAGTAACGAAAGTGGGAAGAAGTTGCAGCCCTTCGAGTTAGTGCTCCAGAAAG AAATCCTGGACCTGGACCCCATTGATGGAGTTCAACTGCAGCAAATTCATGATCACACTTTGAAGGAAATTGGCATATCGGTGACCCCCAAGGAgagttactttagggggaagaCGGTCAGCTTTGTCATCATGTTTAAGGACACGTACCCCATCGCGCcaccaaaaataaaatgccaGAGCAAG ATATTTCATCCCAACATTGACGAACGAGGGAACGTCTGCTTGAATGTCCTAAAGCTCGAATGGAACCCTATCATAAATTTGCAGATGCTGATCCTGGGATTGCTTCTCCTTCTAAAT GAACCCTCGACGGAGGACCCCTTCAATCAGGCAGCCGCGGAGATGTTcgtaaaagataaaaaaaaattccaagaAATAAACGATTCgttattttga
- a CDS encoding 50S ribosomal protein L3, mitochondrial, putative, which produces MNRILRRGWKPTFAERNTLWVVSQRTFYASKWVRRLQLLNEKYNYRINAEDEAEYEEKKEDDQVEKIYPLWNSRRTGLLAYKVGCMSIWDVWGVKHAVTVAKVNNCYVLNQKNITKNGYEALEVGIGNMNVIKQSKNNIGNYIKRKLGFIHKIKEFKCTHDCFLPVQHKFSVRHFSPGQNLFISSTVKNKGFCGAMKKWNFSGKNASHGTESKAHRSLGSVSMGKTVNIVFRHKKMNTHIGEKNLVKCSNNKLFRINSLQNLLFIKGSIGGYKNKIIKISDAKGRAFNKFKDKIYLYYPTFIYKKNRKYKNVIDMPHSLEDPFLYNEIPLYEPTNK; this is translated from the coding sequence ATGAATCGTATTTTGCGCCGGGGGTGGAAACCCACTTTTGCCGAGCGAAACACACTGTGGGTAGTATCGCAGCGAACCTTTTACGCCTCCAAATGGGTAAGGCGCTTACAACTACTGAATGAAAAGTACAATTATAGAATAAATGCAGAAGACGAAGCAGAgtatgaggaaaaaaaagaagatgatCAAGTAGAGAAAATATACCCACTGTGGAACAGCAGAAGGACAGGATTGTTGGCATATAAAGTGGGCTGTATGAGCATATGGGATGTATGGGGAGTGAAGCACGCAGTTACAGTTGCCAAAGTAAATAACTGCTATGTCCTAAATCAGAAGAATATTACAAAGAATGGATACGAAGCCTTGGAAGTAGGCATAGGAAATATGAATGTCATTAAgcaaagtaaaaataatattggaaattatataaaaaggaagttaGGATTTATacacaaaataaaagaattcaAATGTACGCATGATTGCTTTTTGCCTGTACAACACAAATTTTCTGTAAGGCATTTTTCCCCGGGGCAAAATTTGTTTATTAGCTCTACTGTAAAAAATAAGGGTTTCTGTGGTGCCATGAAGAAGTGGAACTTTAGTGGTAAGAACGCTTCACATGGCACGGAAAGTAAAGCGCATAGAAGCTTAGGTAGTGTGTCCATGGGAAAAACCGTTAACATTGTCTTtaggcacaaaaaaatgaatactcACATAGGGGAGAAAAACCTCGTTAAATGTAGCAACAACAAGCTATTCCGAATTAACAGCTTACAAAATTTGTTGTTCATAAAGGGATCCATTGGTgggtataaaaataaaattattaaaatttccGACGCCAAGGGAAGGGCCTTTAATAAATTTAAGGACAAAATTTACCTATACTATCCCACCTTTATATATAAGAAGAACAGGAAGTACAAGAATGTTATTGATATGCCTCACAGTTTGGAGGACCCCTTTCTGTACAACGAGATTCCTCTTTATGAGCCTACCAACAAGTAG
- a CDS encoding kinesin, putative codes for MVFRINKDAHHSSATSAPKERNANKGGKVSKERDGHRDGQKDDHKDIHEWYIENNIEEKKKKNEEIERDKNAYFEDAEVEKNVEEYISVVCRIKNNVNEKEDGWKTKSNDVDVIKKVAQNKLVIDTCPMGNQNSGLNLEYTYDRVYDIENSNQMIFNDYIKQNIKNIFQGINCSIMAYGQTNSGKTYTMLGNFEYLNKLFHLCKENQNNKMGSTVDNDIAITYEELTNCISNEPNFVGLIPHCINYIFNYINYHKSEKEPPNGRKEFVVTMSILEIYNEIIYDLISGESNLSVHMIDSNKNEFVIKNLKEVEIENVISALHYLEEGVNNRKIAFTHMNKASSRSHLIFIIKINRYIHATNTVRCGKLCLVDLAGSERLKQTKATGSVKIETTMINKSLTVLSKVINALAVMQIKEKMDKTGKEKPPDHVSHLGESSSQAPNNDKPDAEESAENQHHTDPHKQSVFNPTKKAKVHGGSTPSMHIPYRDSKLTRVLSDSLGNNCKSILICTLSSKLHYLNETASTIKFAQRAKMVKAKPVVREEKMDTKDDKENYQNKKKENENSVKEKAPDIFLNFNKNHITKDIIFFSFSLCIFSYICGFKSTGKVKYLDFFIESYKNKIDIIREQLCKEGTDTNDVNQCILKTFDELKLLTEEEKEKYLKTQQEKVQSNNVEELQRVGKKHNHLQKIIGYKYLGQAAITDATNGTNGTNATNGTEGKIAPDAQDLSMLKGGSPLEEEEDALIGDILIKMKNDICNILKFNLANLRSNLKEDGQMFDEMLNIVNSVKENNNIFLLNELNHLSKVDAKGYYPDGKKQVEQSEGNNSLYKEISHPTHDPSNHGKGKANGKDKQSISDRKGDHKGGKKWLRWRGNHVEKEEEVEQQQEQVELYQPEYFARNILSVQNIQNIFEYVNNNYTKFISDFTTDKSTVFTNFDLKENLDRQIIEKNNTIYNFIHSATMFQHSGTLKDLNSNYFFNKIQTELFNNYGNHHNANFRCIHSMLEGTAHKEDLAQSSKGGHNKAGPAQVAFTNDGNNLCTDVYGAPNQKKYFSIKDIQPEDPSDIVHITTEINQGVKFASIKGGVDGQVVEKTVNFVDKENPANPSELPTGGMTPKQNKKNEQSPRNNIRVSQNKLSMNELANLIENEDFKKLYEYITERDNKNEGVHFNDGDEASHVPFKALESRINQEIQKINDYVTVEISPVNGGRKNKSRSKVSWKKNGRPSTEVKPYSTEIAKKDEWKNSKGDNNGYSTGHQTCDGAPVQIGDAYQNYTDKKTPNNFNHTHISYLEKKRTTNLFFQKIINIIKNIFQKKEYPKEPIEINTSDLIDNELFYNKKLLEKNLDSYNIRNFQINDKKIYLLNESEYVHLRDLINYKNKMLSFLNYEYRKFKMSLS; via the coding sequence ATGGTGTTCCGCATAAACAAGGATGCGCACCACAGTAGCGCGACATCGGCCCCCAAGGAAAGGAACGCTAACAAGGGGGGCAAGGTTTCCAAAGAGAGGGATGGTCATAGAGATGGTCAAAAGGATGATCATAAGGATATCCACGAGTGGTACATCGAAAACAACAtcgaggagaaaaaaaagaaaaacgaggAAATTGAAAGAGACAAAAATGCCTACTTTGAAGATGCAGAGGTGGAGAAAAACGTGGAGGAGTACATAAGCGTCGTTTGCAGAATAAAGAACAATgtaaatgagaaggaagacggatggaaaacaaaaagcaACGATGTCGATGTTATCAAAAAAGTAGCCCAAAATAAGCTAGTCATAGATACATGTCCAATGGGAAACCAAAACAGTGGACTCAATTTAGAGTACACGTATGATCGGGTTTATGATATTGAAAATAGCAACCAAATGATTTTCAACGATTATAttaaacaaaatataaaaaatatttttcaaggaATTAATTGTAGCATAATGGCCTATGGACAAACGAACAGTGGGAAAACGTACACCATGTTAGGAAATTTCGAATACTTAAATAAGTTGTTTCATCTTTGTAAGGAGAAccaaaataacaaaatgggTTCTACAGTGGATAATGACATTGCTATCACATACGAAGAATTAACAAACTGTATATCGAATGAACCAAACTTTGTGGGACTCATTCCTCACTGTATCAactacatttttaattatattaacTACCACAAAAGTGAGAAGGAACCGCCGAATGGGAGAAAGGAATTTGTAGTCACCATGTCCATTCTTGAAATATACAACGAAATAATCTATGACCTAATCAGTGGTGAAAGTAACCTCTCAGTTCATATGATAGATTCGAATAAAAACGAATTCgtcattaaaaatttgaaagaaGTGGAAATAGAAAATGTTATTAGTGCCCTTCATTATTTGGAAGAAGGAGTTAACAACAGAAAAATTGCCTTCACACATATGAACAAAGCTTCCTCCAGATCACACCTTATAttcattataaaaataaatagatATATTCACGCTACTAACACGGTGAGGTGTGGCAAGTTGTGTCTTGTTGACTTGGCTGGAAGTGAAAGACTTAAACAGACAAAGGCCACGGGTTCAGTCAAAATAGAAACCACCATGATTAACAAAAGCTTAACTGTCCTTAGCAAAGTTATAAACGCCTTGGCAGTCATGcaaataaaggagaaaatggacAAGACTGGGAAAGAGAAACCGCCCGATCATGTGTCTCACCTTGGAGAATCCTCCTCTCAAGCCCCTAACAATGATAAACCAGATGCAGAAGAATCTGCGGAGAACCAACACCACACAGATCCTCACAAACAGAGCGTATTCAATCCAACTAAAAAGGCAAAGGTTCATGGCGGCAGCACCCCCAGTATGCATATCCCCTACAGAGATTCAAAACTGACAAGGGTACTATCGGATAGTCTGGGTAATAACTGCAAAAGTATACTTATCTGTACTTTATCATCAAAACTGCACTATCTAAATGAAACCGCCTCCACCATAAAATTCGCACAGAGGGCTAAAATGGTGAAAGCCAAGCCAGTCGTgcgagaagaaaaaatggacacaaaGGATGACAAAGAAAACtatcaaaataaaaagaaggaaaatgaaaatagtgttaaagaaaaagcgCCTGATATTTTTCTGAACTTCAACAAAAACCATATTACCAAggatattattttcttctcctttagtCTCTGCATTTTTAGCTACATTTGTGGGTTCAAAAGTACTGGTAAAGTCAAGTATTTGGACTTTTTCATCGAATcgtacaaaaataaaattgataTAATAAGAGAGCAACTGTGTAAAGAGGGTACAGACACCAACGATGTTAATCAGTGCATACTGAAGACATTTGATGAATTGAAACTTCTGacggaggaggaaaaggaaaagtacttGAAGACTCAACAGGAGAAGGTGCAAAGTAACAACGTAGAGGAACTACAACGTGTGGGAAAAAAGCACAACCACCTGCAGAAAATAATTGGGTATAAATACCTTGGGCAGGCAGCCATAACGGATGCAACGAATGGAACAAATGGAACGAATGCAACGAATGGAACGGAGGGAAAAATTGCACCTGACGCACAGGACCTAAGCATGCTCAAAGGTGGATCTCCCctcgaagaagaagaagacgcACTAATCGGAGATAtcttaataaaaatgaaaaacgacATCTGCAACATTCTAAAATTCAACTTAGCTAATTTGAGGAGCAACCTAAAGGAAGATGGGCAAATGTTTGACGAGATGCTTAATATTGTAAATAGCGTGAAGGAAAACAacaacatttttcttctgaacGAGTTAAATCACCTTAGCAAGGTAGATGCCAAGGGTTATTACCcggatggaaaaaaacaagtagAACAAAGTGAAGGGAATAATTCACTTTACAAGGAAATAAGTCATCCCACACATGATCCCTCCAACcatggaaagggaaaggcaaATGGAAAGGATAAACAATCCATTTCGGATAGGAAAGGAGATcataaaggagggaaaaaatggcttCGGTGGAGAGGAAACCACgtagaaaaagaggaggaagtagAACAGCAACAAGAGCAAGTGGAGCTATACCAACCTGAATACTTTGCCAGAAACATCTTGAGTGTACAGAACATACAAAACATATTCGAGTAcgtaaataataattatacTAAATTTATTAGCGACTTCACTACAGACAAAAGTACCGTATTTACCAACTTcgatttgaaggaaaatctAGATAGACaaataattgaaaaaaataacaccaTATATAATTTCATCCACTCCGCTACCATGTTTCAACATAGTGGGACTTTAAAAGACCTTAACAGTAACTACTTTTTCAACAAAATTCAAACGGAGCTCTTTAATAATTATGGCAACCATCATAATGCCAACTTCAGGTGCATACACAGCATGCTCGAGGGAACCGCCCACAAGGAAGACCTTGCGCAGAGTTCCAAGGGAGGGCATAACAAGGCCGGCCCTGCCCAAGTTGCATTCACAAACGATGGCAATAATTTATGCACCGATGTGTATGGTGCACCGAACCAGAAGAAGTACTTTTCCATTAAGGATATCCAACCAGAGGATCCTTCAGATATTGTCCACATCACGACCGAGATCAATCAAGGCGTGAAATTCGCCAGCATCAAAGGAGGGGTGGACGGACAAGTGGTAGAAAAAACGGTTAATTTTGTCGACAAGGAGAACCCTGCCAACCCTAGTGAATTGCCAACCGGTGGCATGACcccaaaacaaaataaaaagaacgaaCAAAGCCCGCGCAACAATATACGTGTGTCCCAGAACAAACTTTCAATGAATGAATTAGCCAACTTGATAGAAAATGAGGACTTCAAAAAATTGTATGAATATATTACGGAGAGGGATAACAAAAATGAGGGAGTTCATTTTAATGATGGAGATGAGGCTTCTCATGTACCCTTCAAAGCACTCGAATCCAGGATCAAtcaagaaatacaaaaaataaatgactaCGTGACAGTGGAAATATCCCCTGTTAATGGGGGCAGAAAAAACAAGAGCAGGAGCAAGGTaagttggaagaaaaatggacGCCCAAGCACAGAGGTAAAGCCTTACTCAACGGAGATAGCCAAAAAAGACGAGTGGAAAAACAGCAAAGGGGATAATAATGGTTACAGCACTGGTCATCAAACATGCGATGGCGCACCTGTCCAAATTGGAGATGCCTATCAAAATTACACAGACAAAAAAACACCGAATAACTTCAATCACACACATATTTCatacttggaaaaaaaaagaaccacgaatttgttcttccaaaaaattatcaacataattaaaaacatatttcaaaaaaaagaatacccCAAAGAACCAATCGAAATAAACACATCCGACCTCATCGATAATGAGCTCTTCTATAACAAAAAGcttcttgaaaaaaatttggattCCTACAACATTagaaattttcaaataaatgataaaaaaatatatctgcTCAACGAGTCGGAGTATGTACACCTCAGGGATTTAATaaattacaaaaacaaaatgctctcctttttaaattacgAATATAGAAAGTTTAAAATGTCTCTGTCGTGA